A single region of the Terriglobia bacterium genome encodes:
- a CDS encoding exodeoxyribonuclease V subunit gamma — MRVLAHADPFVLESEMLERVAAAKAEDPLAPLLVVVPTARLVAHVRRRIAERTGACLGVHVLHHRALALTILDGIVGSPHRVASRPLFLAILSRVLDRIPDNPLARFVRARPGATSALLGTLRDLRDAGAEPRDLRAAVRGSREEALAQVYEAYSAGLASLAAGGLADDAALARAATGAASAFAKGFAAIVHHGAYELIGVHLDLVRALDLGRGVVFLSPIEPGARVSEYAERFAERHLLSPGEKVESLEHRAGGLLGERLGALYDEAVEPGPLPAGRVRLRHAQGARTEIETAVRHALSSVAAGVAPEGIAIVARSLGPYAAAVEEILDDGGLAHTSSLAVPLRRDPFVRDLLTLLRAVADAFPRQRTAEILASPRLRWEAFGIDVPPPGDVAEAWSRQAGIVGGVEEWTTWLADWAGRPRHDESATAEERSAAERGARGRFAQARRIGDAVVALSERCRAARALDWAAHADEVERLARDAFVPGGDGRPEEPIGAFAGLLAEMRALKEVLGDGRPVPFAEMVAWLEEAVGDATLSPRRSDDGGLRVLDAMQARGLTFERVLLVGMNSGAFPRVAREDPFLSDSTRAGLSETIGRPVPVKRDGAAEERLLLALVLGSARNGLDVSWQRADDSGRTRTASIALREIGRIALGSADLDKVRDSADEVPAHPRFRLEHLARDPGLLSPDEETLLIALRGRRSEAAAAALAGRDAGALARGVLMLQSTESFDPACTTYDARVGVGRVVLDRVAVTALEQLGRCPLQFFFRRALKVYELDEPASAFEIAERDLGERVHALLESLYTRLGEEGRLDADRAEALLPDEWERAIGVTGARLAERLPVLWGIERERWLAAIRAFVREDLQRLASEGRAPCSFEETRRESVDFGEGIVQVIEGRFDRTFRRDDGILVGDYKTAGDLVERTSETAMLKGTTLQVPLYAALADGASVELLGVGPEYAPGMGRRAEHRREQFPGFSRPEVEAGFLETARLLIRLARSGRFPLRKGRHCSWCPYAGACRRNDPPTVYREENAPDTRDFRDLAKKNQRDKPTLRDVRAARPAAGEAES; from the coding sequence ATGAGGGTGCTCGCCCACGCCGACCCGTTCGTGCTCGAGTCGGAGATGCTCGAGCGGGTCGCGGCGGCGAAGGCGGAGGACCCGCTGGCCCCTCTGCTGGTCGTCGTCCCGACGGCGCGCCTCGTCGCCCACGTGAGGCGGCGGATCGCCGAGCGGACGGGCGCCTGCCTCGGCGTCCACGTCCTCCACCACCGCGCGCTCGCGCTCACGATCCTCGACGGGATCGTCGGATCGCCCCACCGGGTCGCGTCGAGGCCGCTGTTCCTGGCGATCCTCTCCCGAGTGCTCGACCGGATTCCGGACAATCCGCTCGCCCGTTTCGTGCGGGCGCGACCGGGGGCCACGTCGGCCCTCCTCGGCACGCTTCGCGACCTTCGCGACGCGGGGGCGGAGCCGCGAGATCTCCGCGCCGCCGTCAGGGGAAGCCGCGAGGAGGCGCTCGCCCAGGTCTACGAGGCGTACTCGGCGGGCCTGGCGTCGCTCGCGGCGGGGGGGCTCGCGGATGACGCGGCCCTCGCGCGGGCCGCGACCGGCGCCGCCAGCGCGTTCGCGAAGGGTTTCGCCGCGATCGTGCACCACGGCGCGTACGAGCTGATCGGGGTCCACCTCGACCTCGTGCGCGCCCTCGACCTCGGACGCGGCGTCGTGTTCCTTTCCCCCATCGAGCCTGGCGCCCGGGTCTCGGAATACGCGGAGCGCTTCGCGGAGCGCCATCTGCTCTCCCCCGGCGAGAAGGTCGAGAGTCTCGAGCACCGCGCCGGCGGGCTCCTCGGGGAGCGTCTCGGCGCGCTGTACGACGAGGCCGTGGAGCCGGGCCCGCTTCCCGCCGGGCGCGTGCGCCTCCGGCACGCGCAGGGTGCCCGGACGGAGATCGAGACCGCCGTGCGCCACGCGCTCTCGTCGGTCGCCGCCGGCGTCGCGCCCGAGGGGATCGCCATCGTCGCGCGGAGCCTGGGGCCGTACGCCGCCGCGGTCGAAGAGATCCTCGACGACGGAGGTCTCGCCCACACCTCCTCCCTCGCCGTTCCCCTCCGCCGCGATCCTTTCGTGCGCGACCTCCTGACGCTCCTACGCGCGGTCGCCGACGCGTTCCCGCGTCAGCGCACCGCGGAGATCCTGGCCTCCCCGCGCCTGCGGTGGGAGGCGTTCGGCATCGACGTCCCGCCTCCCGGCGATGTCGCCGAGGCCTGGAGCCGGCAGGCCGGGATCGTGGGAGGGGTCGAGGAGTGGACGACCTGGCTCGCCGACTGGGCCGGACGGCCGAGACACGACGAGAGCGCCACGGCGGAGGAGCGATCCGCCGCAGAGCGAGGCGCCCGGGGGCGCTTCGCCCAGGCACGACGGATCGGCGACGCGGTGGTGGCCCTCTCGGAGCGGTGCCGCGCCGCGAGGGCCCTCGATTGGGCCGCCCACGCCGACGAGGTGGAGCGACTCGCGCGCGACGCGTTCGTTCCGGGAGGCGACGGCCGGCCGGAGGAGCCGATCGGGGCGTTCGCCGGCCTCCTCGCGGAGATGAGGGCGCTGAAGGAGGTGCTCGGCGATGGAAGGCCGGTCCCCTTCGCGGAGATGGTCGCCTGGCTCGAGGAGGCCGTCGGTGACGCGACGCTCTCGCCACGCCGCTCCGACGATGGCGGCCTCCGGGTCCTTGACGCGATGCAGGCCCGTGGCCTGACGTTCGAGCGGGTGCTCCTCGTCGGGATGAACTCCGGCGCGTTTCCCCGCGTCGCGCGGGAGGATCCGTTTCTTTCCGACAGCACCCGGGCGGGGCTCTCCGAGACGATCGGACGCCCGGTCCCCGTCAAGCGCGACGGAGCCGCGGAGGAGCGGCTCCTCCTCGCCCTCGTCCTGGGGTCGGCGCGGAACGGCCTCGACGTGTCCTGGCAGCGGGCCGACGACTCGGGCCGGACCCGCACGGCCTCCATCGCGCTGCGGGAGATCGGCCGCATCGCGCTGGGCTCGGCGGACCTCGACAAGGTGCGCGACTCCGCTGACGAGGTCCCCGCCCATCCCCGCTTCCGGCTGGAGCACCTCGCGCGCGATCCCGGGCTCCTGTCTCCCGACGAGGAGACGCTGCTCATCGCTCTTCGCGGCCGCAGGAGCGAAGCCGCGGCCGCCGCGCTGGCGGGGAGGGACGCGGGAGCCCTCGCCCGCGGTGTCCTCATGCTGCAATCCACGGAGTCGTTCGACCCGGCGTGCACGACTTACGACGCCCGCGTCGGCGTCGGCCGGGTCGTGCTGGACCGGGTCGCGGTCACGGCCCTCGAGCAGCTCGGCCGCTGCCCGCTCCAGTTCTTCTTCCGCCGCGCGCTCAAGGTGTACGAGCTCGATGAGCCGGCATCCGCGTTCGAGATCGCGGAGCGAGATCTCGGCGAGCGGGTGCACGCCCTCCTCGAGTCGCTCTACACGCGGCTCGGCGAGGAAGGACGCCTCGACGCGGACCGCGCGGAGGCTCTCCTCCCCGACGAGTGGGAGAGGGCGATCGGCGTTACGGGCGCGCGCCTCGCCGAGCGGCTGCCAGTCCTGTGGGGGATCGAGCGCGAGCGTTGGCTGGCCGCGATCCGGGCGTTCGTTCGCGAGGACCTTCAGAGACTCGCGAGCGAGGGCCGCGCGCCCTGCTCGTTCGAGGAGACCCGCCGCGAAAGCGTGGACTTCGGCGAGGGCATCGTCCAGGTGATCGAGGGACGCTTCGACAGGACCTTCAGGAGGGACGACGGCATTCTCGTCGGTGACTACAAGACTGCGGGCGATCTCGTGGAGCGGACGAGCGAGACCGCCATGCTCAAGGGGACGACGCTCCAGGTCCCGCTGTACGCCGCCCTGGCCGACGGGGCGTCGGTGGAGCTGCTCGGCGTCGGCCCGGAATACGCTCCCGGAATGGGACGCCGTGCCGAGCACCGGCGCGAACAGTTTCCAGGATTCTCGCGCCCCGAGGTCGAGGCGGGATTCCTCGAGACGGCGCGGTTGCTGATCCGGCTCGCCCGCTCCGGACGGTTTCCGCTCAGGAAGGGCCGTCACTGCTCCTGGTGCCCGTACGCCGGCGCGTGCCGCCGGAACGATCCACCGACCGTGTACCGCGAGGAGAACGCCCCGGACACGCGGGACTTCCGGGACCTGGCGAAGAAGAACCAGCGGGACAAGCCGACGCTCCGGGACGTTCGCGCCGCGCGTCCCGCGGCCGGGGAGGCGGAGTCGTGA
- a CDS encoding dioxygenase has translation MATFPSVFVSHGAPTLLLDETETRAFLEGLGSTLGTPRGIVCASAHWEAPCATVSGSAAPGTIHDFLGFPSELYAVRYPAPGDPALARSVAALLTAAGIEAAIDGARGLDHGAWVPLKLAYPGADVPVVEISVQPGLGPAHHLEIGRALAPLREDGVLVLGSGGATHNLREFGRYAIGDPPAGYAREFDEWLRDAIGRGDAESLLSYADRGPHGLRNHPTPEHFLPILVPMGSSGPAGRGRRIHAAFEYGVLSMAAFSWD, from the coding sequence GTGGCGACGTTCCCCAGCGTGTTCGTCTCCCACGGCGCGCCGACCCTGCTGCTCGACGAGACGGAGACGCGCGCGTTCCTCGAAGGGCTCGGCTCGACGCTCGGGACTCCCCGAGGCATCGTCTGCGCATCGGCCCACTGGGAGGCGCCGTGCGCGACGGTCTCGGGGTCCGCCGCGCCCGGGACGATCCACGATTTCCTGGGCTTCCCGTCCGAGCTGTACGCCGTGCGCTACCCCGCCCCGGGCGACCCGGCGCTCGCACGAAGCGTCGCGGCCCTCCTGACCGCCGCCGGCATCGAGGCCGCGATCGACGGAGCGCGCGGCCTCGACCACGGTGCCTGGGTGCCCTTGAAGCTCGCGTACCCGGGCGCCGACGTCCCCGTCGTCGAGATCTCCGTGCAGCCGGGACTCGGCCCCGCGCACCACCTCGAGATCGGCCGCGCCCTCGCCCCACTTCGCGAGGACGGCGTGCTCGTCCTCGGGAGCGGCGGCGCCACCCACAACCTCCGGGAGTTCGGACGGTACGCGATCGGCGATCCTCCTGCCGGATACGCCCGGGAGTTCGACGAGTGGCTCCGCGACGCGATCGGCCGCGGCGACGCGGAGTCCCTCCTGTCCTACGCCGATCGCGGTCCGCACGGCCTCAGGAACCACCCGACTCCGGAGCATTTCCTGCCGATCCTGGTCCCGATGGGCTCGTCCGGTCCCGCAGGCCGCGGCCGCAGGATCCACGCCGCATTCGAATACGGCGTCCTCTCGATGGCCGCGTTCTCCTGGGACTGA
- a CDS encoding DUF4010 domain-containing protein, which yields MFETARPFLLAIAIGLLVGIERERAHADRHVRDPLGSRTFTLLALLGAVAAYVESQPFAIALAAFAGAIILAGYLRAPLGPEGSGVGATTEVAAMVTFTLGYLARFEVELTVMLAVITLVVLALKPRIHHFAQAGLSSKEVSAALTFLVIAFVVLPLLPNRAVDPWGLFNPFRLWLLFALITGIGFGGYFAVRALGPGRGLAVAGLFGGFVSSTATTLSLARKNREAAGLAGHLAAGIVLANAASAAAQLVVVSVANPDMVARVFPVVGWPVAVGALAGAGFVWRLSRAEKGGDAATEFKVDNPLALESSAGFAALLGLMLVITSAATRAFGPAGVLATAALGGAMDVHAVTLAVSTLAAAGTLTERGAVLAILVGFLANMVVKISLAGWAGGRRLFVVVVPPLVAMMAAGVAAFLVFVGR from the coding sequence ATGTTCGAGACCGCCCGGCCGTTCCTTCTGGCGATCGCGATCGGGCTCCTCGTCGGGATCGAGCGCGAGAGGGCGCATGCCGACCGGCACGTGCGCGACCCGCTCGGCTCGAGGACGTTCACGCTCCTCGCGCTGCTCGGCGCCGTCGCGGCGTACGTCGAGAGCCAGCCGTTCGCCATCGCGCTCGCCGCGTTCGCCGGGGCGATCATCCTCGCCGGCTACCTGCGCGCGCCCCTCGGGCCGGAGGGATCGGGCGTCGGCGCCACGACGGAGGTCGCCGCCATGGTGACCTTCACCCTCGGCTACCTCGCGCGCTTTGAGGTCGAGCTGACCGTGATGCTCGCGGTCATCACGCTGGTCGTGCTCGCGCTCAAGCCGCGCATCCACCACTTCGCCCAGGCGGGGCTCTCGTCGAAGGAGGTCTCCGCCGCGCTGACGTTCCTCGTGATCGCGTTCGTCGTGCTCCCGCTCCTCCCGAACCGCGCGGTCGACCCGTGGGGGCTGTTCAACCCCTTCCGTCTCTGGCTGCTGTTCGCGCTGATCACCGGGATCGGGTTCGGCGGTTACTTCGCGGTGCGCGCGCTCGGGCCGGGTCGCGGCCTGGCGGTCGCGGGCCTCTTCGGCGGGTTCGTGTCGTCCACCGCGACGACGCTCTCGCTCGCCCGGAAGAACCGGGAGGCGGCGGGGCTCGCCGGCCACCTCGCGGCGGGCATCGTCCTCGCCAACGCCGCATCGGCCGCGGCGCAGCTCGTGGTGGTCTCGGTGGCGAATCCCGACATGGTCGCCAGGGTGTTCCCCGTCGTGGGGTGGCCGGTGGCGGTGGGCGCCCTCGCCGGCGCCGGCTTCGTCTGGCGCCTCTCACGGGCGGAGAAGGGCGGCGATGCGGCCACCGAGTTCAAGGTCGACAATCCCCTCGCCCTCGAGTCCTCGGCGGGGTTCGCCGCCCTGCTCGGGCTCATGCTCGTGATCACCTCCGCCGCGACCCGGGCCTTCGGGCCGGCCGGCGTCCTGGCGACCGCCGCGCTCGGCGGCGCGATGGACGTCCACGCGGTGACCCTCGCCGTTTCGACCCTCGCCGCCGCGGGAACGCTGACCGAGCGCGGGGCGGTCCTCGCGATCCTCGTCGGGTTCCTCGCCAACATGGTGGTCAAGATCTCGCTTGCGGGGTGGGCGGGAGGCCGGAGGCTCTTCGTCGTCGTGGTCCCACCCCTCGTCGCGATGATGGCCGCGGGCGTCGCCGCCTTCCTGGTCTTCGTGGGGAGATGA
- a CDS encoding alpha/beta fold hydrolase: MQRAAATGLAAILALSPGCRGGAERVRDAESAGTPKTPAPRKLVERVDGPAGRLRVDDEGAGSALPVLFVHGLAGDRTLWRHQLEHFRTTRRAIAVDLHGHGESAAAPGGEYTVPSYVADVQAVADGLGLERFVLVGHSLGGAVACGYAAARPDRVAALVLADPSGDNTRVPRGEAEAMFRQMRPETYPRFMRKYFTEMMAGSDPAVRSHVLRVMRLTRREVVVATLRGGFAYSPVGALKSYPGARLVIASEANSGPYSLRAAISDLPWRVIAGVGHWPMLDRPEEFDRILDDFLARADLAEAKR; this comes from the coding sequence ATGCAGCGGGCGGCGGCGACCGGGCTGGCCGCGATCCTGGCGCTCTCGCCGGGTTGCCGAGGAGGTGCGGAGCGCGTGCGGGACGCCGAATCGGCCGGCACGCCCAAGACGCCGGCGCCGCGGAAACTCGTGGAGCGCGTGGACGGCCCCGCGGGGCGGCTTCGCGTGGACGACGAGGGCGCGGGGAGCGCGCTCCCCGTGCTGTTCGTGCACGGCCTCGCGGGAGACCGAACGCTCTGGCGACACCAGCTCGAGCACTTCCGGACGACGCGACGCGCGATCGCGGTGGATCTCCACGGCCACGGGGAGTCGGCCGCCGCCCCAGGGGGCGAGTACACGGTCCCGTCCTACGTGGCCGATGTCCAGGCGGTCGCCGACGGCCTCGGCCTCGAGCGATTCGTGCTGGTGGGCCACAGCCTCGGAGGCGCGGTCGCCTGCGGCTACGCGGCGGCGCGTCCCGATCGGGTGGCCGCGCTGGTCCTCGCGGATCCGTCGGGCGACAACACCCGGGTGCCGAGGGGCGAGGCCGAGGCGATGTTCCGGCAGATGCGCCCCGAGACCTACCCCCGGTTCATGCGGAAGTACTTCACGGAGATGATGGCGGGCTCCGACCCTGCGGTCAGGAGCCACGTCCTGAGGGTGATGCGGCTGACGCGCCGCGAGGTCGTGGTGGCGACGCTTCGGGGAGGGTTCGCGTACAGCCCCGTCGGGGCGCTCAAGAGCTACCCGGGGGCGAGGCTCGTGATCGCAAGCGAGGCGAACAGCGGACCGTACAGCCTGAGGGCCGCGATCTCCGACCTGCCCTGGCGGGTCATCGCCGGGGTCGGCCACTGGCCGATGCTGGACCGCCCCGAGGAGTTCGACCGGATCCTGGACGACTTCCTCGCCCGCGCCGATCTCGCCGAGGCGAAGCGCTGA
- a CDS encoding dicarboxylate/amino acid:cation symporter: MRVPLHTRMLIGGLAGAGAGVASFLALGQDPRLEAFIRYVTQPVGQVFLRLLFMLVIPLIFAALALGVAGLGDLRSLGRIGLKTLAYTVAVSAIAVFIGIVLVNAIRPGEGMSEEMRARLTAGAAQRASALSGGTAPKTGIDLFVQIVPDNPVRAAANGDMLAVMFFSLMVGIGLAVTRTDATRKFQDALEGLYDVTMRLIGIVISLAPYGVAALLYTLTAQLGYEVLWQLARYVFVVLLALGIHQFVVYSLSVKLLGGMSPVKFFRGIEEAMLTAFSTASSNATLPTAIKVAEENLKLPRAVSRFVLTIGSTANQNGTALFEGVTVLFLAQFYGVHLSLGSQALVVMICILGGIGTAGVPAGSLPVVAMILGMVGVPPDGIGMILGVDRFLDMCRTTLNVSGDLAAAVVVSRGER; encoded by the coding sequence ATGCGGGTCCCCCTGCACACCCGGATGCTGATCGGCGGGCTCGCCGGAGCGGGGGCCGGCGTCGCCTCGTTCCTCGCCCTGGGGCAGGATCCCCGCCTCGAGGCGTTCATCCGGTACGTGACGCAGCCGGTGGGCCAGGTGTTCCTGCGGCTGCTGTTCATGCTGGTGATCCCCCTGATCTTCGCGGCGCTCGCCCTCGGCGTGGCGGGGCTCGGCGACCTCAGGAGCCTCGGGAGGATCGGCCTCAAGACGCTGGCGTACACCGTCGCCGTGTCGGCGATCGCGGTGTTCATCGGCATCGTGCTGGTCAACGCGATACGCCCCGGCGAGGGGATGTCGGAGGAGATGAGGGCGCGGCTCACCGCGGGCGCGGCTCAGCGTGCCTCGGCGCTCTCGGGAGGGACCGCCCCCAAGACCGGGATCGATCTCTTCGTCCAGATCGTCCCCGACAATCCGGTCCGCGCCGCGGCGAACGGCGACATGCTCGCGGTGATGTTCTTCTCGCTCATGGTCGGGATCGGCCTGGCGGTGACCAGGACCGACGCCACGCGGAAGTTCCAGGATGCGCTCGAGGGGCTCTACGACGTCACGATGCGCCTGATCGGGATCGTGATCTCGCTGGCCCCTTACGGCGTCGCCGCGCTCCTCTACACCCTCACCGCGCAGCTGGGGTACGAGGTCCTGTGGCAGCTGGCGAGGTACGTGTTCGTCGTGCTCCTCGCCCTCGGGATCCACCAGTTCGTCGTCTACTCGCTGTCGGTGAAGCTGCTGGGCGGGATGAGCCCCGTCAAGTTCTTCCGGGGGATCGAGGAGGCGATGCTGACGGCGTTCTCGACGGCGTCGAGCAACGCCACCCTCCCGACGGCGATCAAGGTGGCGGAAGAGAACCTGAAGCTCCCGCGCGCGGTCAGCCGATTCGTGCTGACCATCGGCTCGACGGCGAACCAGAACGGGACGGCGTTGTTCGAGGGAGTGACGGTCCTGTTCCTCGCACAGTTCTACGGGGTGCACCTGTCGCTCGGCTCGCAGGCGCTGGTGGTGATGATCTGCATTCTCGGCGGGATCGGCACCGCCGGCGTTCCCGCCGGCTCCCTTCCCGTGGTCGCGATGATCCTGGGGATGGTGGGCGTCCCGCCGGACGGGATCGGGATGATCCTCGGCGTCGACCGCTTCCTGGACATGTGCCGCACGACGCTGAACGTCAGCGGCGACCTGGCCGCCGCCGTCGTCGTCTCCCGCGGCGAGCGGTAG